The genomic region GCACGTACTCCTCTTCCATACCGATCCCATTATCGCGGACGGAAACAGTTACCTTTTCTCCCGATAGATGAGCGGATACATGGATGGAGCCGCCAACCCCAGTAAATTTAATAGCATTGGATAACAGATTGCGAATAATTAATCCAAGTGCTTCTCGATCTACATACACACGAGTGCCTGGAGCAATACTGTAATTCACCCTAATCTGTTTAACCTCACTTTGAATATGCAGCATATGAAAGCATTCCTCCACAACTTCAGTTAACTCCAATAGCTGTGGACGAAGCACCATGTCTTCACTCTGACTGCGGAACCATTCTAACAAATTATTAGTCATTCCCAGTGTAGTCCGAGTCTGGTTCCCCAACTGCTCAATGATTTCCCGATGATCTGGACTGAAGTTTTCTCTGTCTTCTTCCAACAACTCAACGAGTTGAAACTGCACCGCCAAGGGAGTACGAATATCGTGTGATACGATTGTAACCAGTTGATCCTTCAATTGGCTGAGTTGAGCAATTTGATCCAAATGCTGCTGTTTCTCCGTAATATCGAATATCAGAGAGATAACCCCTTGTCTCTGCTTACGCTGCGTATGCAGCGGATATACGTTAATACTGTACATTTTTCTTTCGCCATCCAACCAAACTTCAATCTCGACATTGCCCGGTTGCATAGACTCGCACAACGTGTACCAATTGGGCCATCTTGCAAGCAGTTCCGTAATATTCTGACCAGAAATGGAGGGATGACCCAGCTTCGAGAACCAGTCGGAGGCTTGTTTGTTGTTGTCGATGATCTTGCCCGAAGCATTCGCAATTAGAATGCTCTCCTGTAGTGTATCAAGCACCATATTCCTTGCAAATGGAACGATAGAGAAAAACTTGAATCGCAACACGATCACGAGCATGATCATACCTATAAAACTGCAGTATACCGTAAACGAAAGGAGCCACGGCGACCACGCAGGGTGCACGAATCTAACAATCTCAAAAACAACGGAAAAAGAGGCGAAAAACAGAACCCACATGATCGGTTTACGCAAATCACCGCGAATATTCCGGATATATTGAAATAACAAATAAAAAGATATAACTACAATACTATAACAAATCATCGAGAACATCATGGAATATCCCGTTTTTACTATGGCCAAATGACCATCATGAAGTTCTATTGATCGATAGATCATATGTAACTCTGAATTGAACCACATGAGCAGTGACCAGAGTGCGAATAATATGAAGAGCGCAATCTTCCAGCGGGGTCTAAGAAACCTGTCTCGGCCGATTAATTCGAGGGTGAACAATAAGAAGAAAGGCACCATTAAGTTAAGAGCCGTTTGATGTACATTGCGAAAAATCAGCTTGTCTCCTAATTCATAGCTGCTTTTCTCCAGAACGACACCGATGGAGTAAATAATTCGGCATACAATGACACCGAGAAGATACTTCACACCACGCTCTTTTCTGAAACCGTATACCGAGATAAGAATGATGCAGGTCATCATTACCGAAGCAATCATAACAACAAGCTCTATTGTGGAATTCATGAGGTAGGTCCTTTATGGATGAATTAGAAGAGTAATATATAAAAAAACCTATATAACAGGAGTTTCTCTCCACATTATATAGGTCTCTCTAATACAAGACAACAAGTTGCAGTACGTTCTATTTCTGCTTGAGATTAGTACAGTGACTTCCAGAGTCTCAGCATTACGATAGCCGCTTCCGCTCTGGTTGTCATTCCATCCGGTACGAATTGGTTGTCTCCCCGACCTTGCAGGAGCCCATTCTCGTGTGCAGCTTTCACATAAGATTGTGCCCAAGCTGGAATGCTTGCCTGGTCAGAGAAGGTTAGATCCGGCTCGATATCTATCTCCCACTTTAGTGCTTTTGCAAGCATTACCGCCACTTCTGCACGATCTATCTCCTGCTGGGGGCGAAATGTTCCATCCGGGTAACCGTTGAGAATTCCCTCGACTGCTCCCGTGTGAATGGCCAATTGCGCCCATACGGGTGTACTGTCCTTATCACTGAAAGGATTGGAAGCTGATTGTTGTACGCTTGGAATCTGGAGTGTCCGCAGTAACATGACGGCAAACTCCGCCCGTGTTACCGTTCTATCAGGAGCAAAGCTACTTGTATTCACACCTTCAACGATCTGCAATCTTGCTGCTTCACAAATATCCGTCTTTGCCCAGTGAGCCTGAATGTCTGTAAAAGCACATTCGGGACTCGAAGATGCGTTTTCGTTATCGTCAAGACGTGTAACCGTAATGGTGTAGACCTTACGGGTTCCATTTTCCGCTTGGACGGTAATCTTAATCGTCTGAGTTCCCACGACTAAAGGAATGCTTGTCGTATCAATTACAGGCTCACTCAGCAGCTTAACGACTGCCTTCGAATCAGCGGCAACCCAGTGAAGCACCAGTTGTTCACCAGATGTCTCCATGGTATACTCCGTAATCTCTGGAGCAAATTGAGGCGTTAGTTCTTCTGTGGAACCTCCAACACGAAGAGTTAATTGAGCCAGATTTGCGTTAGGCGATTGCTCTACGCTGGATGATCCCGATCCTCCTGCTCCTGCTCCTGATCCTCCACCGGAGCTTACGACATCTACTGTCCGAAGCACGGACGCGGCTGCATTTCCAGAGCTATCCTGCACTTTGTAAGTAAGTACATAGCTTCCCGCTCGATTCACATTTACCGTTCCGGTCACCTTGATCTGCGAGGTCAACTCGCCATCAACCGCATCTTGCGCTTTTGCGCCAGGATCTGTGTAGGCACTGCCTACCTGCATTTGCATGGACGGACTTCCAATCAACGTAATGATCGGCGGCGTCACATCCACTGTGAACGTATTTATCGCTGAATCCGGGCCCACATTGCCCGCTACGTCGCTTGCCCTCGTCTTCACCATATGCGTGCCTTCTGGCAATGGCGATTCTACCGTCCACGCCCAGCTTCCGTTACTCCCTGCCGTTGCCGTTCCCGCAACAGTTCCGTCCAGTACAACCGTGACCGTAGCTCCCGCTTCCGACGTGCCGCTAACCGTTGGCGTCGCATTGTTCGTCATGTGTCCGTTGCTCGGAATCGTAATAATCGGTGCCGCTGGAGGTGTCTTATCCTCTACCTCAAACGTAAAGGATTGCAACTGTTCGTGCGCTGGAACAGAATCGCTTGCTGTTATGTTAATCGTATAGGTTCCAAGTGTGTAGCTGCTCTCTTCTAGCGTAACCGGAAAGTTAAAGGTCTGATTGCTACTTGTAGCGTTAATTGCATATACATCTTGAGTTACAGTACCATTAGAAGCATCCTTTATCGTATAGCTAACTTCCAAAGGCTCGCCGATGCTACCATCCCGGACATAACCCGAGATCATGAACTGATTATCCCCTGGTTCAGTGGAATACGTCGCTGATGAGAGCGGATCCACCCTCAACACGGGAGAGAAAGATTTCAAGTAGGGGTGGCTCACGTCCTCTTGAATGCCCCAAATCGCGGAATCCCACCCTATATAAGTGGCCCACTCTTTCATCGCGTCCTGACTCACTGCTCCGTCTGTTCCCGATTGGTTGCCAGTCGTTTTGAGCCCGGGATTATCGCTCAAGTTCCAATAGGAGTTGGCGATGGAGATACCGCTGTCGATGATGATAGGGTTGTTATCTCCGACCAAACCACCAGTTAAGCCGCTGTCACCCGTGACAGTCCCCGTTGCATAACTATTCTCAACAGTTCCAGAGTTCCCCGCACCTATTAACCCGCCGATAGCCGCATTACTAACGCCCGTCACATGACCCGTTGCATAACTGTTGAGAACATTGCTACTACCACCAGAATAACCAACCAACCCGCCAGCATTTCTGCTGCTTGACACATCACCTGTTGCGTAACTCTGTTTGATGATACTATTACTGTTAACCCCCACTAATCCTCCTACAGAAGTATTGCCGTTCGAATATGTGCGGACGTGAGCATCGCTATTCACCAGAGCAATTAATGAAGTTTGTCCGACTAGGCCGCCAGTTGAAAAACCATTACTATGTATCTCACCGGTTACTGAAATACGGTCTAACATAAGGTAAGTACTCGAAGCAGAGGCTATACCAACAAGTCCACCGACTTGGCCGTTTGCATTAGAAGATGTAATATTCACATTCTCCAATCGCACATTGTAAATCGTTGCAGGCTCGCGCACATAACCGAACAGACCGATATTATCAGCAGAAGAGGCGATTGTCATTCCACTAATCGTGTAACCAGCTCCATCCAATTGACCTTTAAACGCATTAGCGGATGAGGTGCCGATCGGCTGCCAGTTGCTGTAGGAGGTTAAATCAATGTCAGATTGAAGCTTATAACTTGCCGTCAAGTCATCTCGAACATGATCCAAATCCTCTGCTGTTCGAATGATATACGGATCGGTTGGAC from Paenibacillus sp. FSL R5-0341 harbors:
- a CDS encoding ATP-binding protein produces the protein MNSTIELVVMIASVMMTCIILISVYGFRKERGVKYLLGVIVCRIIYSIGVVLEKSSYELGDKLIFRNVHQTALNLMVPFFLLFTLELIGRDRFLRPRWKIALFILFALWSLLMWFNSELHMIYRSIELHDGHLAIVKTGYSMMFSMICYSIVVISFYLLFQYIRNIRGDLRKPIMWVLFFASFSVVFEIVRFVHPAWSPWLLSFTVYCSFIGMIMLVIVLRFKFFSIVPFARNMVLDTLQESILIANASGKIIDNNKQASDWFSKLGHPSISGQNITELLARWPNWYTLCESMQPGNVEIEVWLDGERKMYSINVYPLHTQRKQRQGVISLIFDITEKQQHLDQIAQLSQLKDQLVTIVSHDIRTPLAVQFQLVELLEEDRENFSPDHREIIEQLGNQTRTTLGMTNNLLEWFRSQSEDMVLRPQLLELTEVVEECFHMLHIQSEVKQIRVNYSIAPGTRVYVDREALGLIIRNLLSNAIKFTGVGGSIHVSAHLSGEKVTVSVRDNGIGMEEEYVRQLFGEMQLGSLPGTLGEKGTGLGLIVSRQFAQRSGGVLWTESKLGEGSVFHFTMRGGTGDESSYRGR
- a CDS encoding S-layer homology domain-containing protein — its product is MKRKWMVVIVVLLAIGPWMGLWPLPVQAAHIFSGGGIGSPTDPYIIRTAEDLDHVRDDLTASYKLQSDIDLTSYSNWQPIGTSSANAFKGQLDGAGYTISGMTIASSADNIGLFGYVREPATIYNVRLENVNITSSNANGQVGGLVGIASASSTYLMLDRISVTGEIHSNGFSTGGLVGQTSLIALVNSDAHVRTYSNGNTSVGGLVGVNSNSIIKQSYATGDVSSSRNAGGLVGYSGGSSNVLNSYATGHVTGVSNAAIGGLIGAGNSGTVENSYATGTVTGDSGLTGGLVGDNNPIIIDSGISIANSYWNLSDNPGLKTTGNQSGTDGAVSQDAMKEWATYIGWDSAIWGIQEDVSHPYLKSFSPVLRVDPLSSATYSTEPGDNQFMISGYVRDGSIGEPLEVSYTIKDASNGTVTQDVYAINATSSNQTFNFPVTLEESSYTLGTYTINITASDSVPAHEQLQSFTFEVEDKTPPAAPIITIPSNGHMTNNATPTVSGTSEAGATVTVVLDGTVAGTATAGSNGSWAWTVESPLPEGTHMVKTRASDVAGNVGPDSAINTFTVDVTPPIITLIGSPSMQMQVGSAYTDPGAKAQDAVDGELTSQIKVTGTVNVNRAGSYVLTYKVQDSSGNAAASVLRTVDVVSSGGGSGAGAGGSGSSSVEQSPNANLAQLTLRVGGSTEELTPQFAPEITEYTMETSGEQLVLHWVAADSKAVVKLLSEPVIDTTSIPLVVGTQTIKITVQAENGTRKVYTITVTRLDDNENASSSPECAFTDIQAHWAKTDICEAARLQIVEGVNTSSFAPDRTVTRAEFAVMLLRTLQIPSVQQSASNPFSDKDSTPVWAQLAIHTGAVEGILNGYPDGTFRPQQEIDRAEVAVMLAKALKWEIDIEPDLTFSDQASIPAWAQSYVKAAHENGLLQGRGDNQFVPDGMTTRAEAAIVMLRLWKSLY